One Phaseolus vulgaris cultivar G19833 chromosome 2, P. vulgaris v2.0, whole genome shotgun sequence DNA window includes the following coding sequences:
- the LOC137808978 gene encoding golgin IMH1-like: MDAASLADSIIELSSRSLLIGKMMKEKNGNCVSLSEFEKLRTDLAEYKEKTSSLSEQLEEMKKQKNEQEVAKEDFRKEIVELKNESLRSSEENAQFLKENQLLNEKVSALSSANESDKSTIKLMDEEINQLRTNVFEAESFIFEQHQLGFEKALQQAKYFYKIPIDEGNFDVKKDFYKGELVPANEIPDTDAEDINIES, from the coding sequence ATGGATGCTGCTTCATTAGCGGATTCTATTATTGAATTGTCGAGTAGAAGTTTGTTGATTGGGAAAATGATGAAAGAGAAGAATGGAAACTGTGTGTCTTTATCTGAGTTTGAGAAATTGAGGACTGATCTTGCTGAATATAAGGAAAAAACGAGCTCTTTGTCCGAACAACTAGAAGAGATGAAGAAGCAGAAAAATGAACAAGAAGTTGCAAAGGAAGATTTTAGAAAAGAAATTGTTGAATTGAAGAATGAAAGCTTGAGATCTAGTGAAGAAAATGCTCAATTTCTTAAAGAGAATCAGTTGTTGAATGAAAAGGTATCAGCGTTATCTTCTGCGAACGAATCCGATAAGAGCACCATCAAACTTATGGATGAAGAGATAAATCAGCTGAGGACCAATGTTTTTGAAGCCGAAAGCTTTATATTTGAACAGCATCAGCTTGGTTTTGAGAAGGCTCTTCAACaagcaaaatatttttacaagattCCAATTGATGAAGGCAACTTTGATGTTAAAAAGGATTTTTATAAGGGTGAATTAGTGCCGGCTAACGAGATTCCAGACACTGATGCTGAAGATATTAATATCGAGAGCTAG